In the Nocardioides panaciterrulae genome, TGATGCCGGTGGCCATCACGGCCTCCGCGGCGGGAGGGGCAGGATGCCGGCCGTGCGGGTCGCGCAGCACCAGCCCCGTGCGTGCTGCTCCAGCTCGGACCCGAAGACGGTGAGGGCACTGCGGACGAGCCGGACGGCGCCGTCGGGAAGGCTGCAGGCGCCGCGGCCCTCGACCTGGCCGAGCCAGCGCCGCAGGGTGCCCTGGTCAGCAGCGCTGCCGTCAGCGAGTCGGTGCAGCTCGCCGGCGATCGCGTCCAGGCCGAAGAGGCAAGACCCGCACTGGCCCGCCGACTCGTCCGCGAGGAAGCGCACGACCCTCGCCGTCTCCACGAGTCCGCAGACGTCGTCGGGCAGTGCCGCGACCAGGCCGGCACCCACGCTCGCACCCAAGGGCGCCAGCGCCGCCCGGCTGAAGGGGAGGTCCGCGGCGGCTGCGGGCACCCACGTGCCGAAGTACCCGCCGAGCAGCAGCGCCTGAAGCGGCGCGGATGCGCCGTCGGCGAGGCTGAGCACCTCGTGGATCGGGGTGCCGATCGTGATCTCGTCCACGCGGGGCCGGTTCACCGCTCCCTGGACGGTGACCAGCATCGAGCCCGGTTCCCGGCTCGTGCCGACGGCGCGGAACCAGTCGGCGCCGTAGCGGGCGATGAGGGCGACGTGTGCCAGGGTCTCGACGTTCTG is a window encoding:
- a CDS encoding NADH-ubiquinone oxidoreductase-F iron-sulfur binding region domain-containing protein translates to MGTTERVRRQGEAAGTPSPVHLPRLLPAGSPAGPTGLPAHLDRYGGLRSVGSVRQRDALLEEVSRAGLTGRGGAAFPTARKLAAVAAGRRPVVVGNGTEGEPASAKDKVLLAQSPHLVLDGAAVAAELVGASRAIVVVHHSVREIVDDAAAERRRAGSDRIRIEIMTGADRFVGGEASALVHWIERGVPTPTRTPPRASERGLRGRPTLVQNVETLAHVALIARYGADWFRAVGTSREPGSMLVTVQGAVNRPRVDEITIGTPIHEVLSLADGASAPLQALLLGGYFGTWVPAAAADLPFSRAALAPLGASVGAGLVAALPDDVCGLVETARVVRFLADESAGQCGSCLFGLDAIAGELHRLADGSAADQGTLRRWLGQVEGRGACSLPDGAVRLVRSALTVFGSELEQHARGWCCATRTAGILPLPPRRP